The Pseudomonas moraviensis genome contains the following window.
CCGGCATCGGCAGCTTTCTGCGCCGTACCAGCCTCGACGAACTGCCGAACCTGATCAACGTGGTGACCGGCGACATGCGCCTGGTCGGCCCTCGTCCGACCTCGTTCAATGCCTACCGCTACAAGGACAATCACCTCGCGCGTCTGGCGATCTACCCCGGCATGACCGGTCTGTGGCAGATCTCCGGACGCAGCAACATCGACTTCGACCAGCGCGTTGAGTTGGACCTCAGCTACATCGCCGAGCAGAGCCTTCTGCTTGATCTGAAGATTCTGTTGAAAACCCCCTTCAAAGTATTCAGCGGCCACGGAGCAAGCTAATGGACGGTTCAACCAATAAAAGCCTGAGCATCGCCAGCCCCAGCGAATCGAATCTGACGTCGACCGTGCTGGATCTCGATCTGCGGATCCTGTTCCTGACCGCCGCCAATCCCGGCGCCGGCACCACCACCAGCGCGCTGGCACTGGCCAGTCAACTGGCGCAGATGAGCAGCGGCCAGGTGCTGCTGGTGGACGCCAGCCAGTCGGCGGACAACCTCACCCAGCAGATGAACCTCGGCAAGGAGCGCGGCCTGCGCGACCTGCTGTTCAACCCGGACAACCCGCCGTTGTTGCAGGACTGCGTGGTGCAGGTGTCGAGCCTGCCCTTCCATGTGCTGCCCAACGGCCGGCCGATCCGCACGCTGGAGCATCTGACTGCCGAGCGCCTGAGCCCGTTGCTCGACCAGTTGGGCAGCCAGTACCGCTTCGTGGTGATCGATGGCGACGCGGTGTACTCCGCCGCCGACACCCTGGTCATCAGCACTCAGGTCGACGGCGTGGTGTTTGTCGTCCGCGCCGAAGACACCCGCTGGGAAGTCGCCCAGGCCGCTGTGCAACGCCTGACTCAGGCCGGAGCGAACGTGGTCGGCAGCGTGTTCAACCGGCGCAAGTACTACATGCCCAAATGGCTTTACAAAAACCTGTAAGCGAACGCAAAGGATGACGCCATGAACGCCAGAATGCTTGTCCTGCTGTTGCTGCCGCTTGCGGGCTGCTCCAGCACTTCCGACACCCAGAACATGCCGGTGAATATTCTCACCGCCTCCCCGGCCAACGCCCAGGCGACCGATATGCCGAAGATCGAGCAGACCCTGCGCCCGCAGGATGTGCTGGACGTGATCTTCCATATCAGTACCAGCGGCTCGGACGCTTACCGCGTGCAATCGGGCGACCAGATCGGTCTGAACTTCACCGCCGCCAGCCAGCTCAACGGCAATCAACTGGTGCTGCCCGACGGCACCATCGAGCTGCCGGGCGCCAACACCTCGGTGAAAATCGCCGGATTGACCAGCGAAGAAGCGCGCCAGGAAATCCAGCGCGTCTATCAGCGCAAACAACTCTTCCAGCCCAACCGCAACCAGCTCACCGTGCAGATCATCAGCCCTCTGAGCAATGAGCAGAACCTGAAAAGCGCGTTGAACCACCCGGCCACCGGCATGAGCCGCGAGATCACCGTCGGCACTGACGGCTACGCGAGTTTTCCGGAAATCGGCGCCGTGCCGCTGCAAGGCATGACCGTCAATCAACTGGAAACTTTCCTCAACAAAAAGTACGCGCAACTGCCGGGCCGGATGACTGTGGACGTGCTGCTCAAGTCCACCGCCGGCAACGAGATCTACGTGCTGGGTGAAGTCGCACAACCGGGCTCGTATCCGATCCGCCGGCCGGTGTCGGTGCTCGAGGCGCTGACCCTGGCGCGCGGTACCAACGTCAAGGCCCGGCTGGATTCGGTGGTGATCATGCGGCGCAACGGCAATCAGGTGAAAGCGGTGCGCTACGACGTCGAAAAAGCCCTGTCCGGCGATGCTCCGCAAATCGCTTACCTGCAACCGGACGACATGCTCTACGTGCCAAAAACCAAACTGGCCAGCGCCGGCGAACTCGCCCGCCAACTGGCTGATGTGGTGCTGTTCCAGGGCGTCGGTTTCAGCTTCGGCTACCGCGTCGACAACAAAGACAGTGACAACTAACTCACAGGTGACCGACATGAACCCAAAGGAAAACTACCTGCATGAGTTCTTCAGGATCTTCTTCGCCAACAAGCAACTGGTGAAGCGCGTGTTCCTGACCTTTGCAGTCATCGCCCTGCTCCTGCCGCTGCTGCTCAAACAGAGCTTCGACATCACCGCGCAGGTCATCGTACAGTCGAAAAAACTCTCTCAGGGTGACGCCACCACGTCGCTCACGGTGGACAATGCCACCTTCATTCCACCGTCACTGGCGGACATGGAAACCGAGAGCAACATCCTCCGCTCGCCAGCGCTGATCCGTCAGACCATCAGCGAACTGCGCGACAACGGTGAATACAGCCCGCCACCTGGGGTGTTCGCCAAGTTGCTCGGCGAACCGTTCAAGCGCTACGTCTCGACACCGCTGCGCGAGTACGTGATCAACCCGCTGCGCAACGGGCTCGGCATGGAAACCGATCCGGTGCGGGACACCACCCTCGACGCCCTGACCCAGCAAGCCGTCGACAGCCTGAAAATCGAAACCCTGCCCGGCTCCAACGTGATCTCCATCACCTACAGCTTCCCGGATCCGCGCCAAGGCACGACGTTCGTCAGCGCCCTGCTGCAGAACTATCTGGTCAGCCGTCAGGCGTTGCAATCGATCGATTTGCCGCAGTCGTTCTACGAGACCAAAAAGCACCAGTATCAGGTGCGTCTCGATGGTCTGGAAGGTAACCGCCAAGCGCTGCTGGAAAATGTCGGCGCGGCGGATCCGAAGGAAGAAATCACCTTCCGCCTCAATGCAATCAACACTGAAGAACAGGCGCTGAACCTGTATCAGGATCGCCTGCTGCAAAGCCAGCGCTGGCTCGAATATCTGAAAACCGCGCTCGCCGCCGCCAGCAGCAGCAAACTCAACGACTACACCTTTCCCTACACCTTCACCACCACCGTCGACAACGTGGCGTTCGAGGACCGGGAAATCAAACAGATGGGCGAGCAACTGACCAGTCAGGTCAGCCGCTACATGAACGATCTGGCGGTGTTCCAGCCCGGCAGCGAACCGATGCTGCTGACTCGCGAACAGATCGCCCGCACCCGTCAGCAGTTTCTCAAAGTGGTGAGCAACCGCATCCAGGAACGCACCGCCGACCTGGCCGTGGTCAAGCAGGTGATCGAGCAGAAAACCGCGCGCATCGCCGAGTTCAAGAACCGCATCCGCGACCTGCAACAGACCCAGAGCAAACTGCGTCAGATGGACACCGAGATCGATGCGCTGCACGCAGCGTTTTCGACCTATGCCCAGCGCTTTGCCGAAAGCAGCACCACGCGCTCGCTCAACGATGACCTGTCCAACGCCCGGGTACTCAGCCCACCGTTCGAACCGACCGAGGCGGCGTTCCCGAAACCGCTGCTGATCATTCCGTTCGGGCTGTTCACCGGCCTGCTGCTGGCGATCGCCTTCGTCTACGTGCGTGAGTTCTTTGATCACCGCTTCAAGCATCCGGCGCAAATCAGCCACGAGCTGGGCCTTCCGGTCCTGTTGGTGCTCAACGAAGAAACGTCGCAGCCGGGCAATCCGCACAAGAACTGGACCATGCCGAGCCTGGTTCACTGGGTGCGCAATTGAACGCGGTGTCCACCCCAATCGTCGCCCTGCCGATCATTCATTTGCTCAGCAGCGGCGGCTTCTACGGGGCCGAGCGGATGTTGCTGGATCATTGCCTGGCAACGCCGGGACAGCACCAGGTGCTGTTCCTCGATGCGCCACCAGAACTGATCGCGCGCTTTCGTGAAGCCGGGGTGGACGCCCGTGGTTGTGCCGGGCTGGGGGAGCTGTTGCGGCACTTGCGTCAGCGCCGGGGCGACAAGCCGTTGCTCAACACCCACAACTTCAAAGGGCTGCTGTTCGGCTGGGTCGGCGCCACGCTGTTGCGCCTGCCGCTGGTGATCACTCAGCACGGCTTCACGCCGCGCAGTCGCAAGCAGAAGTTCTACACCTGGTTGAGCCTGCAACTGTGCCGCACGGCGTCGGTGAAACGGGTGGTCTGCGTGGCGCAAAGCATCGCCACGCTGCACCTCCAGGCCTGCGTGCGTGCGGAGAAGTTGCAGGTGATACCCAACGGTTTGCCAGCCGCGCCGGCGATGCAGCCGGTGGCAGACCGGCAACGCTGGCTGGTCGGGTACGTCGGTCGTTTGAGCAGTGAAAAAGGCCCGGACCTGTTTCTCGATGCGCTGATCGGCCTGTGTCACCAGCATCCGCAACTGGACGCGGTGATGCTCGGTGACGGCCCGGAACGCGAGGCCTTGCAGGCGCGCATCGATGCTGCCGGTTTGCAGCCGCGGATTCGCCTGCCGGGCTATCAGACGGCAATGCAAGGCTGGTGGCAGCAACTCGATGCGCTGGTGATCAGCTCGCGCACCGAGGGCACGCCGATGATTCTGCTCGAAGCGATGCAGGCCGGGGTGCCGGTGGTGGCGTTCGCGGTCGGCGGTATTCCCGATGTCCTGCAGGACCGCCACAACGGCCTGCTCGCGGCGCCGACGGATACCGCCGCCCTCGCCCGCCAGCTCGACACACTGCTGGCCGAACCGAAACTGGCAGCGCAGTTGCGCGACAACGCCAGACGTACACAACAGGAACGCTACGACCTCAAGGCTTTGGCCGAACGCTGGTCGCAGCTGTACATCCACACGGCACGGGAGACACGCGCATGATTTTCCCGCTCTCGATCGTCAGTCTGTTTGCTCTGGTCAGCTTGGGTTTGCTGGCCAGTCCCTGGCCTTATCTGGCTCCGGGAGCGGTGATTGGCCTGGTCGGTTTTACCGTCCTGTACCGCAAGCCGACCTGGGGCCTGCTCGGCATTGCCGCGCTGGTGCCGTTCGAAGGTTTCTTCAAGGACAGCTCGGTGTCGGGGAGCAAGTTGCTCGGCGCCTCGCTGGCAGTGATCGTGATGCTGCAATTGGCGCTGCACCAGATTCCGTCGCAGCGCCTGCGCAGCAATCTGTGGCACTGCCTGATCGGCTTCATGGTTGTGTATTTTCTCAGCCTGCTCAATACCGATGACATGGGCATGTCGCTGGGACACCTGCGCGAACTCAGCGTTGGTCTGGTGCTGTTTGTCATTACGTTGTTGATTGGCCGCGAACTGAACCTCGACCTGTTCGCCCGGCTGGTGACCCTCGCCGTCACCGCGACCTGCGCCATGGCGATGTTCTCGGCGAAGTTCCAGGATCAGGGGCGCGCCGCCGGCCTGCTCGAAGACCCCAACGCCTTCGCCATGCTCATCGCCTTCGCCATTCCTCTCGGACTGCTGCTGGTGATCCGCAGCCCGAACCTGCTGCACCGCCTGTTCTGGGGCGCCTGCTGCCTGCTGTTGCTGGGTGGCATGACCAAGACCGAATCACGCTCAGGCCTGGTGGTATTGGCGTTGAGCCTGCTCATCGGCATCTGGCACTACCGCGCGCAACTGACCCACATTCGTCCACGGCACCTGGGGTTCGTCATGCTCGGTGCGGCCATCGTGATTCCGCTGGCGATCTACGCCATGCCGGCCGGTTACCTGGCGCGGATCCAGTCATTGAGCATCCTCAGCGCCGGCTCCAAGGCGCAGGACGAATCCCTCGGGCGCCGTGCTTCCTACATCGTCGTCGGCAGCCAGATGATCCGCGAGCACCCGGTGCTCGGCTCCGGCCCCGGCACCTTCCCGTTGCATTACGCGACCACCGGTTACGCCAAGGCGTTTTCCGCCAACCGCAAGATCGGCGACCTGTACCGCCGCGCCCACAACACCTATCTGGAAATCTTCAGCGAACTGGGCGTGCCCGCCGGGCTGTTCTTCGTCGGCATGCTCGGGCTCGGTCTGTACAACCTGATCCGCGCGCGGGCGGCGTGGATGCTGCGCGGTGATGGACACAGGGCAGACATGATGACCCATTTGGGTGTGAGCTTTCTGTCGCTGACCCTGTTCCTGATGTTCCTCAGCGCGCCGAACCAGAAGTACGTGTGGATCATGCTGGCGCTGACCAGCGTGCTGCGCGTCAAGGCCGAGCAGGCGCCACTGACTACGGAGACGCAGGCATGAAGCGGATCAGCATCGTCATTCCGATGTACAACGAGGCGCGGCACATTGGCCGAACCCTGCTCGCAGCACAAAAAGCCGCACACGCGGCCAATGTCGAGTGCGAGCTGATCGTGGTCGACAACGGTTCGAACGACCAGGGCCCGCACATTGCCCGGCAGTTCGGCGCAACCGTGCTCAGTTTGCCGGGGCTGTTGATCGGTGCGCTGCGTAATCGCGGCACGGCGATCGCCAGCGGCGAATGGCTGGCCTTCATCGACGCCGACGTAGAAATGCCGGAAACCTGGCTGCAGCCAACGTTCGACATCGAGGCCAGTGGCCAGGCCGATGTGTTCGGCCTGGACCTGCACACGCCGGCCGAGGCGCCATGGTTCGCCACGGCCTGGCAGCGCCGCACTTCGCAGCCGTCGCACCGCGCCAGCCACAGCGTCGATTGGCTGCCCAGTTCCAACCTGCTGATGCGTCGCGCATGGTTCGACAAGGTCGGCGGTTTCAACGAGGCCCTGCGCACTGGCGAAGACAAGGAATTCACCCTGCGCTTGCACGAACAGGGCGCGCGCCTGCTGTCGGTCAACGACCTCGTCGCGCTGCATTGGGGTTACGAGATGAACTGGCGCGAATGGATGGGCAAAGAAATGTGGCGTCAGGGTAGCCATCTGCAACTGCTGCGCACCCATGGCATGAGCCTGCGCCTGCTGCGCTTCCCGATGCTGTCGTTGTTCGTCTGGCTGCTGGACTTTCTGGCGATCTCGGCGCTGCTCGACGGTTTTCCGCACCACGCGGCGCTAATGGTGACGCTGACCCTGATGCCGGGTCTGGTACTGAGCGTTCGCCAGAGTATCAAGCACCGTGATCCGGTCTTTACCCTGCAACTGTGGGGCCTGCACTGGCTGCGCCTGCATCTGGCCGGCGCCGCTTTCATCCTGAGTCTGTGTCAGTGGAACGCAAGGAGGCCTGCCCGTGGCTGAATTCATTTTCTGGATGTGCCTGTTGCTGCCGGTCTACGCCTACGTCGGCTACCCGCTGTTGCTGACGATCCTCGCGCCGCTGTTTCCGGCGTGGCGACACACGCCGGCACCGCCGCTGAACGTCAGCATCGTCATCGCTGCGCACAACGAGGCGCGGCATATCGAGCACAAGTTGCGCACGCTGCTGGCCCAGGATTATCAACCGGCGACGCTGCAGATCATCCTCGCCAGCGACGGCTCGACGGACGACACCGTGGCCTGCGCGCACAAAGTGATTGATCCGCGCATCACCGTCCTCGACCTGCCGCGTCAGGGCAAAGCCGCCACGTTGAATGCCGGCGCGGCCCTGAGCAGCGGCGACATTCTGGTGTTCACCGATGCCGACAACCAATGGTCGCGCGATACCCTCGGCCACTTGCTCGCGCCGCTGAGCGATCCGCAGGTCGGCGCCTGCGCCGGGCACATGGTGATACCAGTCACCGGTGGCGGCCTGAGCATCGGCGACAGTCTGTATCGGCATTACGAAGGCTGGTTGCGCCGGGTCGAGAATCGCACCGGCTGCATGGTCTCCGCCGACGGCGCCCTGCTCGCCTTGCGCCGCGAACTGTTCCAGAACGTGCCGGCCGAAGTCAACGACGACTTCTTTATCAGCACCTGCGCACCGGTGGCCGGCAAGCGCATCGTCTACGTGCCCGAAGCGCAAGTGATCGACCATGGCGTCGACGAGGCGGACAAACAGTTTCGCCGCCGGCAGCGCGTCACCGTCGGCGGCCTGCAAAGCCTGGCCCAGCGCCGCGAGCTGCTCAATCCGCTCAAGCATGGCCTGTATTCCCTGGCGTTGATCAGCCACAAACTGATCCGCCGCCTGGCGCCGGTGCTGCTGCTGCCGTTGCTGCTGAGCAATTGCTGGCTGTGGGAAGAACACGGCTTCTATCGCCTGAGCCTGATCGCGCAACTGTTCGGCTACAGCGTGGCGATTGCCGGGCTGCTGGATGGGCAACACCGCTTGCCGAAACCGTTCCGCCTCGCCGCGTTTCTGCTGGTCACCCTCGCCGGGATGAGTCTTGGCCTGTGGCAGTTCCTGCGTGGCCAGCGGTATGCCCAGTGGAATCCGGAACAGAACCGTTAAGAGGACCGAAGCCATGGCGATCAAACAACTGATAAAAAGCACCAGTGGCTGGCTCTATCTAAACTCCCCGGTGGGTCGTCAGCAGTTGCAGGGCGCCGGGGTGATTCTGATGCTGCACCGCGTGCTGTCGAATGACCGCGCAGCCGACCTGCCGCACCGCAATGAATTGTGCGTCGGGCCCAAGGCGTTCGAGCATTTGCTGGTGTGGCTGCGCAAGCATTTCGACTGCGTGCCGCTGATGGAAATCCTCCAGCCCAACGCTTTGCGCAGCGAACGCCCGCGCGTGGCGCTGACCTTCGACGATGGCTGGCGCGACAACGCGGTCAACGCGTTTGCACTGCTGCAAAAACATCAAGTGCCAGCGAGCATTTTCCTCTCCACCGATTTCATCGGCAGT
Protein-coding sequences here:
- a CDS encoding CpsD/CapB family tyrosine-protein kinase, encoding MDGSTNKSLSIASPSESNLTSTVLDLDLRILFLTAANPGAGTTTSALALASQLAQMSSGQVLLVDASQSADNLTQQMNLGKERGLRDLLFNPDNPPLLQDCVVQVSSLPFHVLPNGRPIRTLEHLTAERLSPLLDQLGSQYRFVVIDGDAVYSAADTLVISTQVDGVVFVVRAEDTRWEVAQAAVQRLTQAGANVVGSVFNRRKYYMPKWLYKNL
- a CDS encoding polysaccharide biosynthesis/export family protein, which produces MNARMLVLLLLPLAGCSSTSDTQNMPVNILTASPANAQATDMPKIEQTLRPQDVLDVIFHISTSGSDAYRVQSGDQIGLNFTAASQLNGNQLVLPDGTIELPGANTSVKIAGLTSEEARQEIQRVYQRKQLFQPNRNQLTVQIISPLSNEQNLKSALNHPATGMSREITVGTDGYASFPEIGAVPLQGMTVNQLETFLNKKYAQLPGRMTVDVLLKSTAGNEIYVLGEVAQPGSYPIRRPVSVLEALTLARGTNVKARLDSVVIMRRNGNQVKAVRYDVEKALSGDAPQIAYLQPDDMLYVPKTKLASAGELARQLADVVLFQGVGFSFGYRVDNKDSDN
- a CDS encoding GumC family protein — protein: MNPKENYLHEFFRIFFANKQLVKRVFLTFAVIALLLPLLLKQSFDITAQVIVQSKKLSQGDATTSLTVDNATFIPPSLADMETESNILRSPALIRQTISELRDNGEYSPPPGVFAKLLGEPFKRYVSTPLREYVINPLRNGLGMETDPVRDTTLDALTQQAVDSLKIETLPGSNVISITYSFPDPRQGTTFVSALLQNYLVSRQALQSIDLPQSFYETKKHQYQVRLDGLEGNRQALLENVGAADPKEEITFRLNAINTEEQALNLYQDRLLQSQRWLEYLKTALAAASSSKLNDYTFPYTFTTTVDNVAFEDREIKQMGEQLTSQVSRYMNDLAVFQPGSEPMLLTREQIARTRQQFLKVVSNRIQERTADLAVVKQVIEQKTARIAEFKNRIRDLQQTQSKLRQMDTEIDALHAAFSTYAQRFAESSTTRSLNDDLSNARVLSPPFEPTEAAFPKPLLIIPFGLFTGLLLAIAFVYVREFFDHRFKHPAQISHELGLPVLLVLNEETSQPGNPHKNWTMPSLVHWVRN
- a CDS encoding glycosyltransferase family 4 protein, giving the protein MNAVSTPIVALPIIHLLSSGGFYGAERMLLDHCLATPGQHQVLFLDAPPELIARFREAGVDARGCAGLGELLRHLRQRRGDKPLLNTHNFKGLLFGWVGATLLRLPLVITQHGFTPRSRKQKFYTWLSLQLCRTASVKRVVCVAQSIATLHLQACVRAEKLQVIPNGLPAAPAMQPVADRQRWLVGYVGRLSSEKGPDLFLDALIGLCHQHPQLDAVMLGDGPEREALQARIDAAGLQPRIRLPGYQTAMQGWWQQLDALVISSRTEGTPMILLEAMQAGVPVVAFAVGGIPDVLQDRHNGLLAAPTDTAALARQLDTLLAEPKLAAQLRDNARRTQQERYDLKALAERWSQLYIHTARETRA
- a CDS encoding O-antigen ligase family protein yields the protein MIFPLSIVSLFALVSLGLLASPWPYLAPGAVIGLVGFTVLYRKPTWGLLGIAALVPFEGFFKDSSVSGSKLLGASLAVIVMLQLALHQIPSQRLRSNLWHCLIGFMVVYFLSLLNTDDMGMSLGHLRELSVGLVLFVITLLIGRELNLDLFARLVTLAVTATCAMAMFSAKFQDQGRAAGLLEDPNAFAMLIAFAIPLGLLLVIRSPNLLHRLFWGACCLLLLGGMTKTESRSGLVVLALSLLIGIWHYRAQLTHIRPRHLGFVMLGAAIVIPLAIYAMPAGYLARIQSLSILSAGSKAQDESLGRRASYIVVGSQMIREHPVLGSGPGTFPLHYATTGYAKAFSANRKIGDLYRRAHNTYLEIFSELGVPAGLFFVGMLGLGLYNLIRARAAWMLRGDGHRADMMTHLGVSFLSLTLFLMFLSAPNQKYVWIMLALTSVLRVKAEQAPLTTETQA
- a CDS encoding glycosyltransferase; the encoded protein is MKRISIVIPMYNEARHIGRTLLAAQKAAHAANVECELIVVDNGSNDQGPHIARQFGATVLSLPGLLIGALRNRGTAIASGEWLAFIDADVEMPETWLQPTFDIEASGQADVFGLDLHTPAEAPWFATAWQRRTSQPSHRASHSVDWLPSSNLLMRRAWFDKVGGFNEALRTGEDKEFTLRLHEQGARLLSVNDLVALHWGYEMNWREWMGKEMWRQGSHLQLLRTHGMSLRLLRFPMLSLFVWLLDFLAISALLDGFPHHAALMVTLTLMPGLVLSVRQSIKHRDPVFTLQLWGLHWLRLHLAGAAFILSLCQWNARRPARG
- a CDS encoding glycosyltransferase family 2 protein gives rise to the protein MAEFIFWMCLLLPVYAYVGYPLLLTILAPLFPAWRHTPAPPLNVSIVIAAHNEARHIEHKLRTLLAQDYQPATLQIILASDGSTDDTVACAHKVIDPRITVLDLPRQGKAATLNAGAALSSGDILVFTDADNQWSRDTLGHLLAPLSDPQVGACAGHMVIPVTGGGLSIGDSLYRHYEGWLRRVENRTGCMVSADGALLALRRELFQNVPAEVNDDFFISTCAPVAGKRIVYVPEAQVIDHGVDEADKQFRRRQRVTVGGLQSLAQRRELLNPLKHGLYSLALISHKLIRRLAPVLLLPLLLSNCWLWEEHGFYRLSLIAQLFGYSVAIAGLLDGQHRLPKPFRLAAFLLVTLAGMSLGLWQFLRGQRYAQWNPEQNR